Proteins co-encoded in one Euleptes europaea isolate rEulEur1 chromosome 1, rEulEur1.hap1, whole genome shotgun sequence genomic window:
- the LOC130477363 gene encoding retinol dehydrogenase 16-like has product MWLFLAAALGLYLLFRWYRDKQSLSNLTEKYVFITGCDSGFGNLLARQLDARGLHVLAACFTPQGAEELQEHASGRLQTTLLDVCSTESVARATEWVKSQVGDKGLWGLVNNAGVSVPSAFSMWLTKEDFKKIMDVNFLGVVDVTIQMMPLLRKARGRVINISSILGRISLFGGGYCPSKYAVEAFSDNIRRESSIFGMKVSMVEPGFFKTAMTDGNTLADSFKRSWDQLPDEVKRAYGEPFLQESLKLIAKVTGICSPSLSLVTNCIEHALTAVHPRTRYSAGWDAKLYYIPLSYMPTWVQDYVFTQPYSKPAQNK; this is encoded by the exons ATGTGGCTCTTCCTGGCAGCTGCGCTGGGCCTCTATCTCCTGTTCAGATGGTACCGTGACAAGCAGAGCTTAAGCAACTTGACAGAGAAGTACGTCTTCATAACGGGCTGCGACTCTGGGTTTGGGAACCTGCTGGCCAGACAGCTGGACGCTCGGGGTCTTCATGTGTTGGCAGCTTGCTTCACGCCTCAGGGAGCAGAGGAGCTACAGGAGCATGCCTCGGGACGACTGCAAACCACCCTCTTGGACGTCTGCAGCACTGAAAGCGTGGCCCGTGCCACCGAATGGGTAAAAAGCCAGGTTGGAGACAAAG GGCTCTGGGGGTTGGTGAACAATGCAGGCGTCTCTGTCCCAAGTGCTTTCAGCATGTGGCTGACCAAGGAAgatttcaagaagatcatggatGTCAACTTTCTTGGGGTGGTGGATGTGACGATACAGATGATGCCTCTGTTAAGAAAAGCCAGAGGGAGGGTGATCAACATATCCAGCATCTTGGGGCGGATCTCCCTCTTCGGAGGTGGCTATTGCCCTTCAAAATACGCAGTCGAGGCTTTCTCCGACAATATCAG ACGTGAGAGTTCTATCTTTGGGATGAAGGTATCCATGGTAGAGCCAGGCTTCTTCAAAACTGCTATGACCGATGGAAATACCTTAGCCGACAGCTTCAAGCGCAGCTGGGACCAGCTCCCAGATGAAGTCAAGAGAGCATACGGGGAGCCTTTCTTACAAGAAA GTCTTAAACTAATCGCCAAGGTCACAGGCATCTGCAGTCCCAGCCTCTCGCTGGTGACCAACTGCATTGAGCACGCTCTGACGGCGGTTCACCCTCGCACCCGCTACTCAGCTGGCTGGGACGCCAAGCTCTACTACATCCCTCTGAGCTATATGCCGACATGGGTGCAAGACTACGTGTTCACCCAGCCTTACTCAAAACCAGCGCAGAACAAGTAG